A portion of the Streptomyces sp. NBC_01335 genome contains these proteins:
- the cobO gene encoding cob(I)yrinic acid a,c-diamide adenosyltransferase, with protein sequence MPQGQPTSVPDDGLTTRQRRNRPLLLVHTGIGKGKSTAAFGLALRAWNQGWPIGVFQFVKSAKWKVGEENALKVLGASGEGGTVAWHKMGEGWSWVQRGPSGETDNTANEEKAREGWAQVKRDLAAETYKLYVLDEFAYPLHWGWIDTEDVVETLRNRPGTQHVVITGRNAPQALLDAADLVTDMSKVKHPMDAGQKGQRGIEW encoded by the coding sequence ATGCCGCAGGGACAGCCGACTTCGGTACCGGACGACGGGCTCACCACCCGTCAGCGCCGCAACCGTCCGCTCCTCCTGGTCCACACCGGGATCGGCAAGGGGAAGTCGACGGCCGCGTTCGGGCTGGCGCTGCGCGCCTGGAACCAGGGGTGGCCGATCGGGGTGTTCCAGTTCGTCAAGTCGGCGAAGTGGAAGGTCGGCGAGGAGAACGCGCTGAAGGTCCTCGGGGCCAGCGGCGAGGGCGGCACGGTCGCCTGGCACAAGATGGGCGAGGGCTGGTCGTGGGTCCAGCGCGGGCCCTCCGGCGAGACGGACAACACGGCGAACGAGGAGAAGGCCCGCGAGGGCTGGGCGCAGGTCAAGCGCGACCTCGCCGCCGAGACGTACAAGCTGTACGTGCTCGACGAGTTCGCCTACCCGCTGCACTGGGGGTGGATCGACACCGAGGACGTGGTCGAGACGCTGCGGAACCGTCCCGGCACCCAGCACGTGGTGATCACCGGCCGCAACGCCCCGCAGGCGCTGCTGGACGCGGCGGACCTGGTGACCGACATGTCGAAGGTGAAGCACCCGATGGACGCGGGTCAGAAGGGCCAGCGAGGCATCGAGTGGTGA
- a CDS encoding cobyrinate a,c-diamide synthase: protein MSASSSGGVSGSVPRLVIAAPASGSGKTTVATGLMAAFAARGLAVSPHKVGPDYIDPGYHALATGRPGRNLDAYMCGTGLIAPLFAHGAAGCDLAVVEGVMGLFDGASGQGELASTAQVAKLLRAPVVLVVDASSQSRSVAALVHGFAAWDPGVRIGGVILNKVASDRHEMLLRDALEESGLPVLGVLRRAAQVETPSRHLGLVPVAERRTDAVDAVAAMGERVRAGCDMDALLALARTAPPPAGEAWEPEPYAPSGRRPVVAVAGGAAFTFAYAEHAELLTAAGAEVVPFDPLHDEKLPEGTAGLVIGGGFPEVYAPELSANEPLRRAVTALAESGAPVAAECAGLLYLARELDGRPMCGVLDASARMSGRLTLGYREAVAVADSSLAAAGTRVRGHEFHRTVLEPGSGPVPAWGMHLPERRVEGFVRGGVHASYLHTHWAGAPGTARRFVERCGTVR from the coding sequence GTGAGTGCTTCCTCTTCCGGGGGCGTTTCCGGCAGTGTGCCGCGTCTGGTGATCGCCGCCCCGGCCTCCGGCAGCGGCAAGACCACCGTCGCCACCGGGCTGATGGCCGCCTTCGCCGCGCGCGGGCTCGCCGTCTCCCCGCACAAGGTGGGCCCCGACTACATCGACCCGGGCTACCACGCGCTGGCCACGGGCAGGCCGGGCCGCAACCTCGACGCCTACATGTGCGGGACCGGCCTGATCGCGCCGCTCTTCGCGCACGGGGCGGCGGGGTGCGACCTGGCGGTCGTGGAGGGCGTGATGGGGCTGTTCGACGGAGCCTCGGGCCAGGGCGAGCTGGCGTCTACGGCGCAGGTGGCGAAGTTGCTGCGGGCGCCGGTGGTGCTGGTGGTCGACGCCTCCTCGCAGTCGCGTTCGGTGGCGGCCCTGGTGCACGGTTTCGCGGCCTGGGACCCCGGGGTGCGGATCGGCGGGGTGATCCTGAACAAGGTGGCCTCCGACCGGCACGAGATGCTGCTGCGGGACGCCCTGGAGGAGTCCGGGCTGCCGGTGCTCGGGGTGCTGCGGCGGGCCGCGCAGGTGGAGACCCCCTCGCGTCATCTGGGGCTGGTGCCGGTGGCCGAACGGCGCACCGACGCCGTGGACGCGGTGGCGGCGATGGGCGAACGCGTGCGGGCCGGCTGCGACATGGACGCGCTGCTGGCGCTGGCCCGGACCGCTCCCCCGCCGGCCGGCGAGGCCTGGGAGCCGGAGCCGTACGCCCCTTCCGGGCGGCGGCCGGTCGTCGCCGTGGCGGGCGGGGCCGCGTTCACGTTCGCGTACGCCGAACACGCCGAGCTGCTCACGGCGGCGGGCGCGGAGGTCGTCCCCTTCGACCCGCTCCACGACGAGAAGCTCCCCGAGGGCACGGCGGGGCTGGTCATAGGGGGCGGTTTCCCCGAGGTGTACGCCCCCGAGCTGTCGGCCAACGAACCGCTGCGCCGGGCGGTCACCGCCCTCGCGGAGAGCGGGGCGCCGGTGGCGGCGGAGTGCGCGGGGCTGCTCTACCTGGCGCGCGAGCTGGACGGCCGGCCGATGTGCGGGGTGCTGGACGCGAGCGCCCGGATGTCGGGGCGCCTGACGCTCGGTTACCGGGAGGCGGTGGCGGTCGCGGACAGCTCGCTCGCGGCGGCCGGGACCCGGGTGCGCGGTCACGAGTTCCACCGGACGGTGCTGGAGCCGGGCTCGGGGCCCGTACCTGCCTGGGGGATGCACCTGCCGGAACGCCGGGTGGAGGGCTTCGTCCGGGGCGGGGTGCACGCGAGCTATCTGCACACCCACTGGGCGGGGGCGCCGGGGACGGCCCGGCGGTTCGTGGAGCGGTGCGGGACGGTGCGCTGA
- a CDS encoding cobalamin biosynthesis protein translates to MRADRVFAYGASAGLIADRLLGDPRRGHPVAGFGRAAAAVEQRLWRDHRGRGALHTLVCAGGAAGAAALAARAVRRSPVAAVALTAAVTWSVVGGTSLGREARAIGAALDAGDVEAARERLPHLCGRDPQALDGPGIARAVVESVAENTSDAVVGALVWGALGGVPGLVGFRAVNTLDAMVGHRSPRHRRFGWASARLDDVAGWPGARLTAALAVVAGGRPGQAVRAWRADAGRHPSPNAGPVEAAFAGALGVRLGGTLAYGGRVEHRPLLNGAEGRAVAVEAGDIERAVRLSRRVSVLALAVCVAGRLVAGRPASGRAAGRPAATHRMTERGRA, encoded by the coding sequence GTGCGTGCCGACCGCGTCTTCGCGTACGGCGCCTCGGCGGGGCTGATCGCCGACCGGTTGCTGGGCGATCCTCGCCGGGGCCATCCGGTCGCCGGGTTCGGCCGGGCCGCCGCCGCCGTGGAACAGCGCCTCTGGCGGGACCACCGGGGCCGGGGCGCGCTGCACACCCTGGTGTGCGCCGGAGGCGCCGCGGGGGCCGCCGCGCTCGCCGCCCGTGCCGTACGCCGCAGCCCCGTCGCCGCCGTCGCGCTGACGGCGGCCGTCACCTGGTCAGTCGTCGGCGGTACGTCGCTGGGCCGCGAGGCCAGGGCCATCGGCGCGGCGCTGGATGCCGGGGACGTCGAGGCGGCCCGGGAGCGGCTGCCGCATCTGTGCGGGCGTGACCCGCAGGCGCTCGACGGTCCGGGGATCGCCCGTGCCGTCGTGGAGTCGGTCGCCGAGAACACCTCGGACGCCGTCGTGGGCGCCCTGGTGTGGGGCGCGCTGGGCGGGGTCCCGGGGCTCGTCGGCTTCCGCGCGGTGAACACCCTGGACGCGATGGTGGGCCACCGCTCGCCGCGCCACCGCCGCTTCGGGTGGGCCTCGGCCCGCCTGGACGACGTGGCGGGGTGGCCCGGCGCCCGGCTCACCGCCGCCCTGGCCGTCGTCGCCGGGGGGCGGCCCGGGCAGGCCGTCCGGGCCTGGCGCGCGGACGCGGGGCGCCATCCGAGCCCGAACGCGGGCCCGGTGGAGGCCGCGTTCGCGGGGGCGCTCGGCGTACGGCTGGGCGGGACCCTCGCGTACGGCGGGCGGGTCGAGCACCGGCCGTTGCTGAACGGTGCCGAGGGCCGGGCCGTGGCCGTGGAGGCGGGCGACATCGAGCGCGCGGTGCGGCTGTCGCGCCGGGTGAGCGTGCTGGCCCTGGCCGTCTGCGTCGCGGGACGGCTGGTGGCGGGTAGGCCGGCCTCGGGACGGGCTGCGGGACGGCCGGCGGCGACACACAGGATGACGGAACGAGGACGGGCATGA
- a CDS encoding alpha/beta hydrolase produces the protein MRPATVTAAAVSTILGAGAAAVAVGRYAGGTALTVPAGRPLPADRGLTVHATAPGQVTLTRSFASLRPGLWGLSGRDVHAVVGPVTDEPALSADTVVRRLERVTHGSLEPGTRVRATPEVHRGDPGTALGLVHHEVEIPGELGALPAWYVPAARSTWVIALHGIGTTREHTLNVTGFLNDLRLPVLALAHRGDAGAPRSPDGLDHLGASEWRDLDAAIRYALRYGAEKVVLLGWSTGATMALHACVESALRDRVAGLVLDSPVMDWETTLRALAAARGVPSALMPLAVRAAQGRTGLRGTPLLQGRLPTVLRVPTLIFHGPADTLAPWGPSRELAGLRPDLVALHTVPDAPHASMWNLGPAAYEETLRRFLTPLM, from the coding sequence GTGCGCCCGGCAACAGTGACGGCAGCGGCCGTCTCCACGATCCTCGGCGCCGGCGCGGCAGCGGTCGCCGTCGGCAGATACGCCGGCGGTACCGCTCTCACGGTCCCCGCCGGTCGCCCCCTTCCCGCCGACCGCGGCCTGACCGTGCACGCGACGGCGCCCGGGCAGGTGACCCTGACCCGCTCCTTCGCCTCGCTGCGCCCCGGCCTCTGGGGCCTGTCCGGACGGGACGTCCACGCGGTCGTGGGCCCGGTGACCGACGAGCCCGCGCTCTCCGCGGACACCGTCGTCCGCCGCCTCGAACGCGTCACCCACGGCTCCCTGGAGCCGGGCACCCGCGTCCGCGCCACCCCCGAGGTGCACCGGGGCGACCCCGGCACCGCCCTCGGCCTCGTCCACCACGAGGTGGAGATCCCCGGCGAGCTCGGCGCACTGCCCGCCTGGTACGTCCCGGCCGCCCGCTCCACGTGGGTCATCGCCCTGCACGGCATCGGCACCACGCGCGAACACACCCTGAACGTGACGGGCTTCCTGAACGACCTCCGCCTCCCGGTGCTCGCCCTCGCCCACCGGGGCGACGCCGGAGCCCCGCGCTCCCCGGACGGACTCGACCACCTCGGCGCGTCGGAATGGCGCGATCTCGACGCCGCGATTCGCTACGCCCTCCGCTACGGAGCCGAGAAGGTCGTCCTGCTCGGCTGGTCCACCGGCGCCACCATGGCCCTGCACGCCTGCGTCGAGTCCGCGCTCCGCGACCGGGTCGCCGGCCTGGTGCTGGACTCCCCGGTGATGGACTGGGAGACCACCCTGCGCGCCCTCGCCGCCGCCCGCGGCGTCCCGTCCGCGCTGATGCCGCTCGCCGTCCGCGCCGCCCAGGGGAGGACCGGCCTGCGGGGCACCCCGCTCCTCCAGGGCAGGCTGCCGACCGTGCTGCGCGTTCCGACGCTGATCTTCCACGGCCCCGCCGACACCCTGGCCCCCTGGGGACCCTCCCGGGAACTCGCCGGTCTCCGCCCCGACCTCGTCGCCCTGCACACCGTGCCCGACGCCCCCCACGCGTCGATGTGGAACCTGGGCCCCGCCGCCTACGAGGAAACCCTCCGCCGCTTTCTCACACCCCTGATGTGA
- a CDS encoding putative cobaltochelatase, with the protein MSTPYPFTAIVGQDDLRLGLLLNAVSPAVGGVLVRGEKGTAKSTAVRALAALMPRVAVVPGCRFSCDPASPDPACPDGPHTAAPGASRPARTVELPVGASEDRLVGALDIERALAEGVKAFEPGLLADAHRGILYVDEVNLLHDHLVDLLLDAAAMGASYVEREGVSVRHAARFLLVGTMNPEEGELRPQLLDRFGLTVEVAASRDTDLRVEVVRRRLAYDDDPAAFAAAWADEESALRERITAARALLPAVVLGDGALRRIAATCAAFEVDGMRADIVMARTATALAAWAGRDEVTADDVRQAALLALPHRRRRNPFDAPGLDEEKLDDTLREAAEEESRRDEGRSGDGEPGPDPDSDPDPDSGPDGPGDGGGPGGGVPPQGGGPEDASAPESSASPSPESQGSPQGPDSPRGPGVPAGGEQRPVAAAEPFRTKMLSVPGLGEGAAGRRSRARTEHGRTTGARRPQGALTKLHLAATVQAAAPHQRARGRSGRGLVVRRDDLRQATREGREGNLVLFVVDASGSMAARQRMSAVKGAVLSLLLDAYQRRDKVGLVTFRGRDAELVLPPTSSVDAAAARLETLPTGGRTPLAAGLLKAHDVLRVERMRDPSRRPLLVVVTDGRATGGPEPVALAARAGRLHAAEGTASVVVDCESGIVRLGLAAQLARDLGGTAVTLDELRADSIAGLVKDVRAAGRAA; encoded by the coding sequence GTGAGCACGCCGTATCCGTTCACCGCGATCGTCGGCCAGGACGACCTGAGGCTCGGGCTGCTGCTGAACGCCGTGTCACCGGCGGTCGGCGGGGTGCTCGTGCGCGGCGAGAAGGGCACCGCGAAGTCCACCGCCGTGCGGGCGCTGGCCGCGCTGATGCCCCGGGTCGCGGTGGTGCCGGGCTGCCGGTTCTCCTGCGACCCGGCCTCCCCCGACCCGGCGTGCCCGGACGGCCCGCACACGGCGGCGCCCGGTGCGTCGCGGCCCGCGCGGACGGTGGAGCTGCCGGTCGGCGCCTCCGAGGACCGGCTGGTCGGGGCGCTCGACATCGAACGGGCGCTCGCCGAGGGCGTGAAGGCCTTCGAGCCGGGTCTGCTCGCCGACGCGCACCGCGGCATCCTCTACGTGGACGAGGTCAACCTCCTCCACGACCACCTGGTGGACCTGCTGCTGGACGCGGCGGCGATGGGCGCCTCGTACGTGGAGCGCGAGGGCGTTTCCGTACGGCACGCGGCGCGGTTCCTGCTGGTCGGCACGATGAACCCGGAGGAGGGCGAGCTGCGGCCGCAGTTGCTGGACCGGTTCGGGCTGACCGTGGAGGTGGCCGCGTCCCGGGACACCGATCTGCGGGTGGAGGTCGTGCGGCGGCGCCTGGCGTACGACGACGATCCGGCGGCCTTCGCGGCGGCGTGGGCCGACGAGGAGAGCGCGCTGCGCGAGCGGATCACCGCGGCGCGCGCCCTGCTCCCCGCGGTCGTGCTCGGCGACGGGGCGCTGCGGCGGATCGCGGCGACCTGCGCCGCGTTCGAGGTCGACGGGATGCGCGCGGACATCGTGATGGCCCGCACCGCGACCGCGCTGGCCGCCTGGGCGGGGCGCGACGAGGTGACCGCCGACGACGTGCGCCAGGCCGCCCTGCTGGCGCTGCCGCACCGGCGGCGTCGCAACCCCTTCGACGCCCCCGGGCTCGACGAGGAGAAGCTCGACGACACGCTCCGGGAGGCCGCCGAGGAGGAGAGCCGGCGGGACGAGGGGCGGAGCGGTGACGGTGAGCCCGGTCCGGACCCGGACTCCGATCCCGATCCTGACTCCGGTCCCGACGGGCCGGGCGACGGGGGCGGTCCCGGCGGCGGGGTGCCGCCGCAGGGGGGCGGCCCCGAGGACGCGTCGGCGCCCGAGTCTTCGGCCTCGCCCTCCCCGGAGAGCCAGGGTTCCCCGCAGGGCCCGGATTCCCCGCGGGGTCCGGGCGTCCCGGCCGGCGGTGAGCAGCGGCCGGTCGCGGCGGCGGAGCCGTTCCGTACGAAGATGCTGAGCGTTCCCGGGCTCGGCGAGGGCGCGGCGGGACGCCGGTCCCGGGCGCGTACCGAGCACGGCCGGACGACCGGCGCCCGGCGTCCACAGGGTGCGCTGACCAAGCTGCACCTGGCCGCGACGGTCCAGGCCGCCGCCCCGCACCAGCGGGCGCGCGGCCGGTCCGGGCGGGGGCTCGTGGTGCGCCGGGACGATCTGCGGCAGGCGACGCGGGAGGGGCGCGAGGGGAATCTCGTGCTCTTCGTGGTGGACGCCTCCGGGTCGATGGCGGCCCGGCAGCGGATGAGCGCGGTGAAGGGCGCGGTGCTGTCGCTGCTGCTCGACGCGTACCAACGGCGCGACAAGGTGGGCCTGGTGACGTTCCGGGGGCGGGACGCCGAGCTGGTGCTGCCGCCGACCTCGTCGGTGGACGCGGCGGCGGCCCGGCTGGAGACCCTGCCGACCGGGGGGCGTACCCCGCTGGCGGCGGGTCTGCTGAAGGCGCACGACGTGCTGCGCGTGGAGCGGATGCGCGACCCCTCGCGGCGTCCGCTGCTCGTGGTGGTGACGGACGGCCGGGCGACCGGCGGGCCGGAGCCGGTGGCGCTGGCCGCGCGGGCCGGAAGGCTGCACGCCGCCGAGGGGACCGCGTCCGTCGTGGTGGACTGCGAGTCGGGGATCGTACGCCTCGGGCTCGCCGCACAGCTCGCCCGCGATCTGGGAGGCACCGCCGTCACGCTCGACGAGCTGCGGGCCGACTCGATCGCCGGGCTGGTCAAGGATGTCAGAGCAGCCGGGAGGGCCGCGTAA
- a CDS encoding cobyric acid synthase: MSGSGNVTRGGGLLVAGTTSDAGKSVVTAGICRWLVRRGVKVAPFKAQNMSLNSFVTREGAEIGRAQAMQAQAARVEPSALMNPVLLKPGGDRSSQVVLMGKPVGEMSARGYHGGRQESLFGTVVDCLEQLRGTYDAVICEGAGSPAEINLRRTDIVNMGVARAARFPVLVVGDIDRGGVFASFFGTTALLSAGDQELVAGYLVNKFRGDVSLLEPGLDMLLGLTGRRTYGVLPFTHGLGIDEEDGLRVSLRGTVRESVVAPPHGEDVLRVAVCAVPLMSNFTDVDALAAEPGVIVRFVDRPEELADADLVVVPGTRGTVKALEWLRARGLADALVRRAAEGRPVLGICGGFQVLGERIEDEVESRAGVVEGLGLLPVRIRFAREKTLARPVGAALGEPVEGYEIHHGVADVRGGEPFLDGCRVGQVWGTHWHGSLESDAFRRAFLTEVARAAGRRFTAAPDTSFAALREEQLDLLGDLIEEHADTDALWRLIERGAPAGLPFVGPGAPVLPGAGADVGSVPPAVPPAEPLAEPPSVPTAVTHTNVSDTIQEAL, from the coding sequence ATGAGCGGCAGCGGGAACGTGACGAGGGGCGGCGGGCTGCTCGTCGCCGGCACCACCTCGGACGCCGGCAAGAGCGTCGTCACGGCGGGGATCTGCCGGTGGCTGGTGCGGCGGGGGGTGAAGGTCGCCCCGTTCAAGGCGCAGAACATGTCGCTGAACTCCTTCGTGACCCGCGAGGGTGCCGAGATCGGGCGGGCGCAGGCCATGCAGGCGCAGGCCGCCCGGGTCGAGCCGTCCGCGCTGATGAACCCGGTGCTGCTCAAGCCCGGAGGCGACCGGTCCAGCCAGGTCGTGCTGATGGGCAAGCCGGTGGGCGAGATGAGCGCGCGCGGCTACCACGGGGGCAGGCAGGAGTCGCTGTTCGGGACGGTCGTGGACTGCCTGGAGCAGTTGCGGGGCACGTATGACGCCGTGATCTGCGAGGGGGCGGGCAGCCCGGCCGAGATCAATCTGCGGCGGACCGACATCGTGAACATGGGCGTCGCCCGGGCCGCCCGGTTCCCGGTGCTGGTCGTCGGCGACATCGACCGGGGCGGGGTGTTCGCCTCGTTCTTCGGCACGACGGCGCTGCTGAGCGCCGGGGACCAGGAGCTGGTCGCGGGCTATCTGGTCAACAAGTTCCGCGGTGACGTGTCGTTGCTGGAGCCGGGCCTGGACATGCTGCTGGGGCTGACCGGGCGGCGGACGTACGGGGTCCTGCCGTTCACGCACGGTCTCGGCATCGACGAGGAGGACGGGCTGCGGGTGTCGCTGCGCGGGACCGTCCGGGAGTCGGTGGTGGCGCCGCCGCACGGCGAGGACGTGCTGCGGGTCGCGGTGTGCGCGGTGCCGCTGATGTCGAACTTCACCGACGTGGACGCGCTGGCCGCCGAACCGGGCGTGATCGTGCGGTTCGTGGACCGGCCGGAGGAGCTGGCCGACGCGGACCTGGTCGTGGTGCCCGGTACTCGGGGGACCGTGAAGGCTTTGGAGTGGCTGCGTGCCCGGGGGCTCGCGGACGCCCTGGTCCGGCGGGCGGCCGAGGGCCGTCCGGTGCTGGGGATCTGCGGCGGTTTCCAGGTGCTCGGCGAGCGGATCGAGGACGAGGTCGAGTCGCGGGCCGGGGTGGTCGAGGGGCTGGGCCTGCTGCCGGTACGTATCCGCTTCGCACGGGAGAAGACGCTCGCCCGGCCGGTCGGTGCGGCGCTCGGCGAGCCGGTGGAGGGGTACGAGATCCACCACGGCGTCGCCGACGTGCGGGGCGGCGAACCGTTCCTGGACGGCTGCCGGGTGGGCCAGGTGTGGGGGACGCACTGGCACGGGTCGCTGGAGAGCGACGCGTTCCGGCGGGCCTTCCTGACGGAGGTCGCCCGGGCCGCCGGGCGGCGGTTCACGGCCGCCCCGGACACCAGCTTCGCCGCGCTGCGCGAGGAGCAGCTCGATCTGCTGGGCGACCTGATCGAGGAGCACGCCGACACCGACGCCCTGTGGCGGCTGATCGAGCGGGGTGCCCCGGCGGGGCTGCCGTTCGTCGGCCCGGGCGCGCCGGTGCTGCCGGGCGCGGGCGCCGACGTGGGGTCCGTACCACCCGCCGTACCGCCTGCCGAACCACTCGCCGAACCACCCTCCGTACCGACTGCCGTGACGCACACGAACGTTTCCGACACCATCCAGGAGGCCCTGTGA
- a CDS encoding inorganic phosphate transporter: protein MEHITLLLAIVVATALVFDFTNGFHDTANAMATTISTGALKPKTAVAMSATLNLVGAFLSVEVAKTISGGIVDEDGLRTEVIFAALVGAILWNLVTWLVGLPSSSSHALFGGLIGAAVMSAGWSSVDGGTVVTKILLPAVAAPLVAGAASMLATRLSYRVNRNVTDEAQLKSTARGYRAGQIASAGLVSLAHGTNDAQKTMGIITLALVTGGVLSPGSNPPVWVICSAGLAIALGTYFGGWRIIRTMGSGLTDLQPQQGFAAQTSAATVILASSHLGFSLSTTQSCSGAVMGAGLGRRGGTVKWSTATRMFVAWGLTLPAAGLVGAGAEFLTRQGTWGIVLVAALLVAGSGAIWQLSRREPVDHTGIADEPGAVATPTLDAIPSQLPGASSSGLPVTGLTATIPSPLSAASVPAAATTTDPARPAAV from the coding sequence ATGGAACACATCACACTGCTGCTCGCGATAGTCGTCGCGACAGCGCTCGTGTTCGATTTCACGAACGGTTTCCACGACACCGCCAACGCGATGGCCACCACCATCTCGACCGGCGCTCTGAAGCCCAAGACAGCAGTGGCGATGTCCGCCACCCTCAATCTGGTCGGCGCGTTCCTGTCGGTGGAGGTCGCGAAGACGATCTCCGGCGGGATCGTCGACGAGGACGGCCTGAGAACCGAGGTCATCTTCGCGGCGCTCGTCGGCGCCATCCTGTGGAATCTGGTGACCTGGCTGGTCGGCCTGCCGTCCAGTTCGTCCCACGCCCTGTTCGGCGGACTCATCGGTGCCGCCGTGATGTCCGCGGGCTGGTCCTCGGTGGACGGCGGCACCGTCGTCACCAAGATCCTGCTGCCCGCCGTCGCCGCCCCGCTGGTGGCCGGTGCCGCCTCGATGCTGGCGACGAGGCTGTCGTACCGCGTCAACCGGAACGTCACCGACGAGGCGCAACTGAAGTCGACGGCCAGGGGCTACCGGGCCGGGCAGATCGCTTCGGCCGGTCTCGTCTCGCTCGCCCACGGCACCAACGACGCGCAGAAGACGATGGGGATCATCACCCTGGCGCTCGTCACCGGCGGTGTCCTCTCTCCCGGCTCGAACCCGCCGGTCTGGGTGATCTGCTCGGCCGGTCTGGCCATCGCCCTGGGTACGTACTTCGGCGGCTGGCGCATCATCCGCACCATGGGCAGCGGGCTCACGGACCTCCAGCCGCAGCAGGGCTTCGCCGCCCAGACCAGTGCGGCGACCGTCATCCTGGCCTCCTCGCACCTCGGCTTCTCGCTCTCCACCACGCAGTCGTGCTCCGGCGCGGTGATGGGCGCCGGGCTCGGCCGCAGGGGCGGCACGGTGAAGTGGTCCACCGCGACCCGCATGTTCGTGGCCTGGGGCCTCACGCTCCCGGCGGCGGGTCTGGTCGGCGCGGGTGCCGAGTTCCTGACCCGGCAGGGCACCTGGGGCATCGTCCTGGTCGCCGCGCTGCTCGTCGCGGGCTCCGGTGCCATCTGGCAGCTGTCGCGGCGCGAGCCGGTCGACCACACCGGCATCGCCGACGAGCCCGGAGCCGTCGCCACCCCGACGCTCGACGCGATCCCCTCGCAGCTCCCCGGGGCGTCGTCCTCCGGCCTCCCGGTCACCGGCCTCACCGCCACCATCCCGTCCCCCCTCTCCGCCGCGTCCGTACCGGCCGCGGCGACGACCACCGACCCGGCCCGTCCGGCCGCGGTGTAA
- a CDS encoding ZIP family metal transporter, with amino-acid sequence MAVFVALGAFLMTLAGGWVAQRVTDRRHLVLGFAGGLMLGVVGLDLLPEAIDAAGRPVAGVPAALLLFVGGFLLAHLVERLLAVRQAAHGAGEERVPQVGLTAAAAMVGHSLMDGVALGAAFQVGAGMGAAVALAVITHDFADGFNTYTLTSLYGNNRRKAFFMLFADAIAPIVGAATTLVFTLPEELLGAYLGFFSGALLYLAAAEILPEAHHDHPARSTVLCTICGVGFIWLVVGLAD; translated from the coding sequence ATGGCGGTGTTCGTCGCGCTCGGCGCGTTCCTGATGACTCTGGCCGGCGGCTGGGTCGCGCAACGCGTCACCGACCGCCGCCACCTGGTGCTCGGCTTCGCCGGCGGGCTGATGCTCGGCGTGGTCGGCCTCGACCTCCTGCCGGAGGCGATCGACGCGGCGGGGCGGCCCGTGGCGGGGGTGCCCGCCGCCCTGCTGTTGTTCGTGGGGGGCTTTCTGCTGGCCCATCTGGTGGAGCGCCTGCTCGCGGTGCGCCAGGCGGCACACGGGGCGGGCGAGGAACGCGTGCCCCAGGTGGGGCTGACGGCGGCGGCCGCGATGGTGGGCCACAGCCTGATGGACGGGGTCGCGCTCGGCGCCGCCTTCCAAGTCGGCGCCGGCATGGGGGCGGCCGTCGCGCTCGCCGTCATCACCCACGACTTCGCCGACGGATTCAACACCTACACCCTTACCAGTCTCTACGGGAACAACCGCCGCAAGGCGTTCTTCATGCTCTTCGCGGACGCGATCGCCCCGATCGTGGGCGCGGCGACCACCCTCGTGTTCACTCTTCCGGAGGAATTGCTCGGCGCGTATCTCGGGTTCTTCAGCGGGGCGCTGCTCTACCTCGCCGCCGCCGAGATCCTCCCCGAGGCCCACCACGACCACCCGGCCCGTTCCACCGTGCTCTGCACGATCTGCGGAGTCGGCTTCATCTGGCTGGTCGTCGGCCTCGCGGACTGA